The following are encoded together in the Desulfococcus multivorans genome:
- a CDS encoding monovalent cation/H+ antiporter complex subunit F: MTPVFDIILYISLLIHVILMGIALRHLWGGENVVDRLIGFDLLGTLTLAVLVLVSLIYRQSVYIDVALALAVLSFVGSVALAKYLADDKMF; the protein is encoded by the coding sequence ATGACACCGGTTTTCGATATCATATTATACATTTCCCTGTTGATTCATGTTATTCTGATGGGAATCGCCCTGCGACATCTGTGGGGCGGTGAGAACGTCGTCGACCGCCTGATCGGCTTCGACCTCCTGGGCACACTGACCCTGGCGGTGCTGGTGCTGGTTTCCCTCATCTACCGACAGAGCGTCTATATCGACGTGGCGCTGGCCCTGGCGGTGCTGAGCTTCGTGGGGAGCGTGGCCCTGGCGAAATATCTGGCGGACGATAAAATGTTTTAA
- a CDS encoding nitrilase-related carbon-nitrogen hydrolase — MKDIRIAAAIFHSAAPDIQKNMERMTEMVLAARSRGAHLICFPEMNICGYSSRPDIKTVAETVPGPVSEAISRLARREDIVILAGMAEKGDRGALFVSHLAAFPDGGLGVYRKVHIAPPEQGVFTPGNAVPVFELAEIRFGIQLCYDAHFPDLSTLMAQKGADVIFMPHASPRGTPEEKYRSWRRHLPARAFDNSLFVIACNQAGENSNGLYFPGIALAIDPSGNIIGKDLSGREGMLLADLSAAAMERVRGHKMRFFLPNRRQGLYERARGGD; from the coding sequence ATGAAAGATATTCGCATCGCCGCGGCCATATTCCATTCCGCCGCCCCCGATATCCAGAAAAATATGGAGCGGATGACGGAGATGGTTCTGGCAGCCAGATCCAGGGGGGCCCACCTTATCTGTTTTCCCGAGATGAATATCTGCGGGTACAGCAGCCGCCCCGACATCAAGACCGTCGCGGAAACGGTGCCCGGCCCCGTCAGCGAGGCGATCTCCCGTCTCGCCCGGCGGGAGGACATCGTCATCCTGGCCGGCATGGCCGAAAAGGGGGACAGGGGCGCGCTGTTTGTCAGCCACCTGGCGGCCTTCCCGGACGGCGGGCTCGGCGTCTATCGCAAGGTTCACATCGCGCCGCCCGAGCAGGGGGTCTTTACACCGGGGAATGCGGTACCCGTGTTCGAGTTGGCGGAGATCAGGTTCGGGATTCAGCTCTGCTACGATGCTCATTTTCCCGACCTGTCCACGCTGATGGCCCAGAAAGGTGCCGACGTCATTTTCATGCCTCATGCCTCCCCCCGGGGCACCCCCGAGGAGAAATACCGGTCATGGCGGCGCCACCTGCCGGCACGGGCCTTCGACAACAGCCTCTTTGTCATCGCCTGCAACCAGGCCGGAGAAAACAGCAACGGACTTTATTTTCCGGGAATCGCCCTGGCCATCGATCCTTCCGGCAACATCATCGGAAAAGACCTGAGCGGACGGGAAGGAATGCTCCTGGCCGACCTTTCAGCGGCCGCCATGGAACGGGTTCGCGGCCACAAGATGCGATTCTTTCTGCCCAACCGGCGCCAGGGTCTTTACGAACGGGCTCGAGGCGGCGACTGA
- a CDS encoding N-acetyltransferase — protein sequence MIIRKAVINDVPRIHRLLQYYGLKGELLPRPLSRLYDHLRDFWVCEDDEGGAGIVGCCALQFCWADLAEIRSLAVLPEFGGRKIGTRLTEKALDEARRYRIRRVFTLTYRPGFFRRLGFVPIDRAALPLKIWSDCITCVQFPNCDENAMILALGNDTPDSAEESSDQE from the coding sequence ATGATCATCAGAAAAGCCGTCATCAATGATGTCCCCCGGATCCACCGCCTGCTTCAGTATTACGGCCTGAAGGGGGAACTGTTGCCGCGTCCCCTCAGCCGGCTTTACGATCATCTTCGGGATTTCTGGGTGTGCGAGGATGACGAAGGCGGCGCCGGCATTGTCGGGTGTTGCGCACTGCAGTTTTGCTGGGCAGACCTGGCGGAGATCCGGTCGCTGGCGGTCCTGCCCGAGTTCGGAGGGCGGAAGATCGGGACGCGACTGACTGAGAAGGCCCTTGACGAAGCCCGGCGTTACCGCATCCGGCGTGTATTCACCCTGACCTATCGGCCGGGGTTCTTCAGGCGGCTCGGGTTCGTACCCATTGACCGTGCGGCGTTGCCCCTCAAAATCTGGAGCGATTGCATCACCTGTGTCCAATTTCCCAACTGCGATGAAAACGCCATGATTCTGGCGCTTGGGAACGACACCCCGGACAGCGCCGAAGAAAGCAGCGATCAGGAATAA
- the mbhE gene encoding hydrogen gas-evolving membrane-bound hydrogenase subunit E, which yields MNDIVPAVSLAFILAGAVLAGGFSIDAVKRRVSVPQMSGILALAPLGALGAVLSRIPDILEGAVLTWRFSWLPSIGVTSGFYVDGLSALFAVIITFIGVLIIVYAGQYFKGDPGAWRFFFYLLLFMGAMLGVVMAGDVITLFVFWEGTGITSFLLIAYDPSRPDARNSGFKALVITGAGGIALLIGLLLAGDLSGGTEWEVILKGGNRLRESPTYPLVLGLTLLGAFTKSAQFPFHIWLPQAMTAPTPASAYLHSATMVKAGIYLMARMNPVLGQTELWFWLLTVFGMTTMVIGAYQGFRQNDIKALLAYSTICQLGILTMMIGQDIPIAFKAMVVGVAAHAMYKSALFLVAGILDHETGTRDIRRLGGLWRRMPATFGIALVAALSMAGLPPLFGFLAKETLLTATVHPSVPENLAWVLPASTVIAGALILAQAGMLIWDVFWDRPKDSTVQGHEAPILMLLAPALPTLMSVSDALSPDPEAEALLLARAASAAYGADVKVSLHMWSGLNVPMALSAAAVGTGLILFVHRRRLRTFQARIGGRFSMNILYEVLFRCIDAAAGLAVRLQVGRLRFYLSAIIGATALLVFGLSGVRLPPVTDMFHRWPHLDFAGELLYLKIFALGLTVGTALGSVFLQRDFWAILAAGASGLGMALLLVLEPAPDVALVQIVVDILTLVILVLALTRIPFGQRRTAHEVTFKQTPYGLVRDTLVAVFSGLVVMIITFEALSARPRDSVLTPYFTANAETLTGSKSIVGAVIVDFRALDTLLEITVFSIAGLGIFMLLRHAAQKHNDTFARAGGDLAEVTAVGVGVQGRPVSPFIRTLAYLILPIAMIIGALHILYGHDQPGDGFTAGVIVSLAVSFWYVVFGYRETRRMLPWLKPSLFIGIGVLLILLSGAVGAGVKGSFLAGVDFGHALGMTLPRGVHLGTSLIFEFAICLSVVGSVAHMVNTLGIPDQRRSEGTDATDE from the coding sequence ATGAACGATATCGTCCCGGCCGTCTCATTGGCCTTCATCCTGGCGGGGGCCGTTCTGGCGGGGGGGTTCAGCATCGACGCCGTCAAGCGAAGGGTGTCGGTCCCGCAGATGAGCGGCATCCTGGCGCTGGCGCCCCTGGGTGCGCTGGGGGCCGTTCTGTCGAGGATCCCCGATATTCTGGAGGGCGCCGTGCTCACCTGGCGATTCTCGTGGCTCCCGTCCATCGGGGTGACGTCGGGCTTCTATGTCGACGGCCTTTCCGCGCTCTTCGCCGTTATCATCACCTTTATCGGGGTGTTGATCATTGTTTACGCGGGGCAGTATTTCAAGGGAGATCCGGGGGCCTGGCGATTTTTTTTCTATCTGCTGCTGTTCATGGGGGCCATGCTGGGGGTGGTGATGGCCGGAGACGTGATAACGCTGTTCGTCTTCTGGGAAGGGACCGGCATCACCTCCTTTCTTCTGATCGCCTACGATCCCTCCCGCCCCGATGCCCGCAATAGCGGATTCAAGGCTCTCGTCATTACGGGGGCCGGAGGCATCGCCCTTTTGATCGGGCTGCTGCTTGCAGGCGATCTTTCGGGGGGTACCGAGTGGGAAGTGATTCTGAAAGGGGGAAACCGCTTGAGAGAGAGCCCCACGTACCCGCTCGTCCTCGGGCTGACGCTGTTGGGGGCGTTCACCAAGAGCGCCCAGTTTCCTTTCCATATCTGGCTTCCCCAGGCCATGACGGCGCCGACGCCGGCGAGCGCCTATCTGCACTCGGCCACCATGGTCAAGGCCGGCATATACCTCATGGCCCGGATGAATCCGGTCCTGGGGCAGACGGAGTTGTGGTTCTGGCTGCTGACCGTCTTCGGCATGACAACCATGGTCATCGGGGCCTACCAGGGCTTCAGACAGAACGATATCAAGGCCTTGCTGGCCTACTCGACCATCTGCCAGCTGGGCATTCTCACCATGATGATCGGCCAGGACATCCCCATCGCCTTCAAGGCCATGGTCGTGGGCGTGGCCGCGCATGCCATGTACAAAAGCGCCCTGTTTCTGGTGGCGGGCATTCTGGATCATGAAACCGGGACCCGGGATATCCGCCGCCTGGGCGGGCTTTGGCGACGGATGCCCGCAACCTTCGGGATCGCTCTGGTGGCCGCTCTATCCATGGCAGGACTCCCCCCCCTCTTCGGGTTTCTCGCCAAGGAGACCCTTCTGACCGCTACCGTCCATCCTTCCGTTCCCGAAAACCTGGCCTGGGTGTTGCCGGCCTCGACGGTGATTGCCGGCGCATTGATATTGGCCCAGGCGGGGATGCTCATATGGGATGTTTTCTGGGACCGTCCAAAGGATTCGACCGTTCAGGGGCATGAAGCCCCGATCCTGATGCTGCTGGCGCCGGCCCTCCCGACCCTGATGTCCGTGTCCGACGCCCTTTCGCCGGATCCCGAGGCCGAAGCCCTGCTGCTGGCCCGGGCGGCGAGTGCGGCCTACGGCGCCGATGTCAAGGTGTCGCTTCACATGTGGAGCGGGCTGAATGTTCCCATGGCGCTCTCGGCGGCGGCGGTCGGCACCGGGCTGATCCTTTTCGTTCACCGCAGACGGCTTCGAACGTTCCAGGCGCGGATCGGCGGCCGCTTTTCCATGAACATCCTGTATGAAGTACTGTTTCGGTGCATCGATGCGGCCGCCGGCCTTGCCGTCCGTCTTCAGGTCGGTCGTCTCCGGTTTTACCTCTCGGCGATCATCGGGGCGACCGCCCTTCTCGTCTTCGGCCTGAGCGGTGTTCGACTGCCCCCCGTCACCGACATGTTTCACCGCTGGCCTCATCTCGATTTTGCGGGAGAATTGTTATACCTGAAGATTTTTGCCCTGGGCCTGACGGTGGGGACGGCCCTGGGGAGTGTTTTTCTCCAGCGGGATTTCTGGGCCATTCTGGCGGCGGGAGCCTCCGGCCTGGGGATGGCGCTGCTGTTGGTGCTGGAACCGGCGCCCGACGTCGCGCTGGTGCAGATCGTGGTGGATATCCTGACGCTGGTGATCCTTGTCCTGGCCTTGACGCGGATTCCTTTCGGACAGCGCCGGACGGCCCACGAGGTCACGTTCAAACAGACCCCTTACGGCTTGGTGCGGGACACCCTCGTGGCCGTGTTCAGCGGACTCGTCGTCATGATCATCACTTTTGAGGCGCTCTCCGCCAGGCCCCGCGACAGCGTTCTCACCCCGTATTTCACGGCCAATGCGGAAACGCTGACCGGCTCCAAGAGCATTGTCGGCGCCGTCATCGTCGATTTCCGGGCCCTCGACACCCTGCTCGAGATCACCGTGTTCAGCATCGCCGGCCTCGGCATCTTCATGCTCCTTCGACACGCCGCTCAAAAGCACAACGACACCTTCGCCCGGGCGGGCGGGGATCTGGCGGAGGTGACGGCCGTAGGGGTCGGCGTGCAGGGGCGGCCGGTATCCCCCTTCATCCGGACGCTCGCCTATCTGATCCTGCCCATTGCCATGATCATCGGCGCGCTCCATATCCTTTACGGCCACGACCAGCCCGGCGACGGATTTACGGCAGGGGTCATCGTCAGCCTTGCCGTGAGTTTCTGGTATGTGGTGTTCGGTTACCGTGAGACCCGACGGATGCTGCCCTGGCTTAAACCTTCCCTGTTCATCGGGATCGGCGTTCTGCTCATTCTGTTGTCCGGCGCCGTCGGAGCCGGGGTGAAGGGCAGCTTTCTGGCGGGCGTCGATTTCGGCCACGCACTGGGGATGACGCTTCCCCGGGGTGTTCACCTCGGTACGTCGCTGATTTTCGAATTTGCGATCTGCCTGAGCGTGGTGGGCAGCGTCGCCCACATGGTGAACACCCTGGGAATCCCAGACCAACGGCGTTCGGAGGGGACGGATGCGACTGACGAATAA
- a CDS encoding Na+/H+ antiporter subunit E: MTCYMRILIPLLVAYLVLSANLEPDNVILGTAIAAGVMALLPRLSGERKCTGFLTAVPAIVQYVGILGFDLLKSGIQVAGIVLSPEMPIQPGIVAVPSDCRSDLGRALSAHAVTLTPGQLVVGIGRDGVMYTHCLNVSAAAEGLFRAQKTREALLHRIFLSPP, from the coding sequence ATGACCTGTTACATGCGGATTTTAATCCCCTTACTGGTGGCGTATCTGGTGTTGTCCGCGAATCTGGAACCGGACAACGTCATTCTGGGAACGGCCATTGCCGCAGGGGTGATGGCGCTCCTCCCCCGTCTGTCGGGTGAGCGGAAATGTACAGGATTTCTGACGGCGGTCCCGGCAATCGTTCAGTACGTCGGCATACTCGGTTTTGATCTCCTGAAAAGCGGGATCCAGGTGGCCGGAATCGTCCTTTCGCCTGAAATGCCCATCCAGCCGGGAATCGTGGCGGTGCCGTCGGATTGCCGGTCCGACCTGGGGAGAGCCCTCAGCGCCCATGCCGTCACGCTCACGCCCGGACAGTTGGTGGTGGGCATCGGCAGAGACGGCGTCATGTACACCCATTGTCTGAACGTCTCCGCAGCCGCCGAGGGGCTTTTCCGAGCCCAGAAAACCCGGGAGGCGCTTCTTCATCGCATCTTTCTGTCGCCGCCCTGA
- a CDS encoding complex I subunit 5 family protein, whose protein sequence is MNPSQLVLLPILIPLTGGVVALLLRSRPRLQRFWSLGAMTGALAGSLALFAEVWERGAPVVCQVGGWPAPFGIALVGDGLSALFVVMTFIVMVTGVIYAMGSRDVVVRYPAFHPLFLSLAAGLAGAILTGDLFTMYVFAELLVISGTMLTAASDDPFGVEAAYKYYYMSLTASFFMLLAIGCLYAAYGTLNMADLARRIAADPSQPLLLPAVGLLTAVFMIKSAVFPFHFWQPDFHSAAPTAVSAMLSSVVVKFGVYGFFRMTTLLFVVHAPTIRSLLLVLGAAGILFGGLSAAGTRNLKRMLAYSTIAQVGFILVGIGWGTRMALAAAVVFAVNHSMIKAAMLMLAGAVVSRAPVKSAAYNVIDGIGRPIFGAKLLFFLGGMGLAGIPPTNGFIGKMLLFRSGAAEDRFGMLVIIGAAGTLTLVYTMRAFQRVFWTPASEEGLAKPVGDRLLAPALLIGLVVLLGLWAEPLVRCAGDAAQWMTTPMVYVQAVLGG, encoded by the coding sequence ATGAATCCCTCGCAACTGGTGCTTCTCCCTATCCTGATTCCCCTGACCGGCGGGGTCGTCGCGCTGCTCCTGCGCAGCCGTCCCCGTCTTCAGCGGTTCTGGAGCCTGGGGGCCATGACGGGGGCCCTGGCCGGAAGTCTTGCGCTTTTCGCCGAGGTGTGGGAGAGGGGGGCGCCGGTGGTCTGCCAGGTCGGGGGATGGCCGGCGCCCTTCGGCATCGCCCTTGTGGGTGACGGGCTCTCGGCACTCTTCGTGGTGATGACCTTCATCGTCATGGTCACGGGGGTGATTTACGCCATGGGGAGCCGCGATGTCGTGGTCCGTTATCCAGCCTTCCATCCGCTCTTTCTTTCCCTCGCGGCGGGTCTGGCCGGGGCCATCCTGACTGGAGACCTCTTCACCATGTACGTCTTTGCCGAACTTCTGGTGATCTCCGGAACGATGCTCACCGCGGCATCTGACGATCCCTTCGGGGTCGAGGCCGCTTACAAATACTACTACATGAGTCTGACGGCATCCTTTTTCATGCTGCTGGCGATCGGTTGTCTCTATGCCGCCTACGGCACCCTCAACATGGCCGACCTGGCCCGACGGATTGCGGCCGACCCTTCGCAACCGTTGCTTCTCCCGGCCGTGGGTCTGTTGACCGCGGTCTTCATGATCAAAAGTGCCGTGTTTCCTTTCCATTTCTGGCAGCCGGACTTTCATTCGGCCGCCCCCACCGCCGTGAGCGCCATGCTTTCCTCGGTGGTCGTGAAATTCGGTGTTTACGGTTTTTTTCGGATGACCACGCTCCTGTTCGTCGTGCATGCCCCCACGATCCGAAGCCTTCTTCTGGTCCTCGGGGCGGCGGGGATTCTGTTCGGCGGTCTGTCGGCCGCCGGCACCCGGAACCTGAAGCGGATGCTCGCCTATTCCACCATCGCCCAGGTGGGGTTCATCCTGGTGGGCATCGGCTGGGGAACGCGCATGGCCCTTGCCGCTGCCGTGGTCTTTGCCGTCAACCACAGTATGATCAAGGCGGCTATGCTGATGCTCGCCGGTGCCGTGGTCAGTCGCGCTCCGGTCAAATCCGCCGCCTACAATGTGATCGACGGCATAGGGCGTCCGATTTTCGGGGCGAAGCTGCTTTTTTTTCTGGGCGGGATGGGATTGGCCGGGATTCCGCCCACCAACGGCTTCATCGGCAAGATGCTCCTGTTTCGGAGCGGTGCTGCGGAAGATCGATTCGGGATGCTCGTCATCATCGGTGCCGCAGGGACGTTGACCCTGGTCTATACCATGCGGGCGTTCCAACGGGTCTTCTGGACGCCGGCGTCCGAAGAAGGCTTGGCCAAACCGGTGGGAGACAGGCTGCTGGCGCCGGCCTTGCTTATCGGATTGGTCGTCCTGCTGGGCCTCTGGGCCGAGCCCCTGGTGCGCTGCGCCGGTGATGCCGCTCAATGGATGACCACCCCCATGGTCTATGTCCAGGCGGTGCTTGGAGGATAA
- a CDS encoding sodium:proton antiporter, with product MEFLTALSIGALFGIGIFQVLRRNLIRSAIGLILLTNAVNLFLLSAGAYDGFVPAYVNAPPGTASDALPQALILTAIVISMGATAFMFAVMIVISGRYRTSDADQVNGLRQ from the coding sequence ATGGAATTTCTGACGGCTTTGTCCATCGGGGCGTTGTTCGGCATCGGTATTTTTCAGGTTCTGAGGCGTAATCTGATCCGTTCGGCCATCGGACTGATCCTCCTGACCAATGCGGTCAATCTCTTTCTCCTTTCCGCCGGGGCTTATGACGGTTTCGTGCCGGCTTATGTAAACGCGCCGCCGGGAACGGCGAGCGACGCGCTGCCCCAGGCGCTGATTCTCACGGCCATCGTCATCAGCATGGGGGCGACAGCCTTCATGTTCGCCGTCATGATCGTGATCTCGGGCCGATACCGGACGAGTGACGCCGATCAAGTGAACGGCCTCAGGCAATGA
- a CDS encoding TusE/DsrC/DsvC family sulfur relay protein: protein MATIEFKGKEFDVDEDGFITDYKQWNQEWVEYVKEQEGIDELTDEHHLVVKVLQEYYEKNGIAPMVRVLSKLTKMKLKHIYELFPSGPGKGACKMAGLPKPTGCV from the coding sequence ATGGCAACAATCGAGTTTAAAGGCAAAGAATTTGACGTTGACGAGGATGGTTTCATCACGGATTACAAGCAGTGGAACCAGGAGTGGGTCGAGTACGTTAAGGAGCAGGAAGGTATCGACGAGTTGACCGACGAGCATCACCTGGTCGTAAAAGTCCTCCAAGAATACTATGAGAAAAACGGTATCGCCCCCATGGTCCGGGTTCTTTCCAAGCTGACCAAGATGAAGCTGAAACACATCTATGAGCTCTTCCCGTCAGGTCCGGGCAAGGGCGCCTGTAAGATGGCGGGTCTGCCGAAGCCGACCGGCTGCGTCTAA
- a CDS encoding AsnC family transcriptional regulator, translating into MDESATPPAVRQTGNDGMNGSANRSIPGAEANLPNTPVSDAAPIDEMDATDRRLLNRIQSDFPISPNPYADIGAELGIPEAEVIRRLRRLKACGIIRRIGANFFPRKLGFVSTLCAAKVPEDRHALFAETVNRYPGVTHNYTRDGDFNVWFTFIAPSMSEIERHLREIVDVTGVKEIINLPATAVYKIKAHFDL; encoded by the coding sequence ATGGATGAATCCGCAACGCCTCCGGCGGTACGGCAAACGGGGAATGACGGTATGAACGGTTCGGCGAACAGGTCGATTCCGGGTGCTGAAGCGAATCTCCCGAATACGCCCGTGTCCGATGCGGCGCCGATCGACGAAATGGACGCCACGGATCGCCGGCTCCTGAACCGGATACAATCCGACTTCCCCATATCCCCCAACCCTTATGCCGACATCGGAGCGGAACTGGGCATTCCGGAAGCGGAGGTCATCCGTCGCTTGCGGCGTCTCAAGGCATGCGGCATCATCCGGAGAATCGGCGCCAACTTTTTCCCCCGCAAGCTCGGCTTCGTGAGTACGCTCTGTGCCGCAAAGGTTCCGGAGGACCGGCACGCGCTTTTCGCGGAAACCGTCAATCGTTACCCCGGGGTGACCCACAATTATACACGGGACGGCGACTTCAATGTATGGTTTACCTTTATCGCCCCGTCCATGTCTGAAATCGAAAGGCATCTCCGGGAGATCGTCGATGTCACCGGCGTGAAAGAGATCATCAACCTTCCGGCCACCGCCGTTTACAAGATAAAAGCCCACTTCGATCTCTAG
- a CDS encoding phosphoglycerate kinase — protein sequence MKTIQSIDLDGKRVLVRVDFNVPLNKEGRITDDARIQGALPTLRYVVEHGARLIVASHLGRPKGRRVPEFSLAPVAERLTLLLERRVRLAEDCIGPGAAAAVDGMADGDVVLLENLRYHEGEQKNDPVFAEALAALCDVYVNDAFAVCHRAHASVAAVTRFAPISVAGFLLQKELEYFGKAMNNPRRPLVAVVGGAKVSSKLAALERMLEKVDRIIIGGAMANTFLKHSGVDVGASLVEDDMVAAAGTLKATCAQKGIGLFLPVDVIAGDRFDPGAETRIVPAGEIPSGWMALDIGPETARRYAEALADAGTVVWNGPMGAFEMAPFSRGTTAIAECIAGLDALTIVGGGDTNAAVHQADVTDRIGYISTGGGAFLTLLEGNPLPAIQALEAVDTNPAA from the coding sequence GTGAAAACCATTCAATCGATCGATCTTGACGGCAAACGCGTACTCGTCCGGGTGGACTTCAACGTCCCTTTGAACAAGGAAGGCCGGATCACGGACGATGCGCGCATCCAGGGCGCTCTGCCGACGCTTCGATATGTCGTGGAGCACGGTGCCCGGTTGATTGTCGCCTCCCATCTGGGGCGGCCCAAAGGACGTCGGGTACCGGAATTCAGCCTTGCTCCGGTGGCCGAACGGCTGACGTTACTGCTCGAACGGAGGGTCCGCCTGGCCGAGGACTGCATCGGACCCGGCGCCGCCGCCGCTGTCGACGGCATGGCCGACGGTGATGTCGTGCTGTTGGAAAACCTCCGCTATCACGAGGGCGAGCAGAAAAACGATCCGGTCTTTGCCGAGGCCCTCGCCGCCCTGTGCGACGTCTACGTCAACGACGCCTTTGCCGTCTGCCACCGTGCCCATGCATCGGTTGCGGCCGTTACACGGTTTGCGCCGATTTCCGTTGCCGGCTTTCTCCTGCAGAAAGAGCTCGAGTATTTCGGCAAGGCCATGAACAATCCACGACGCCCGCTGGTGGCCGTGGTGGGCGGCGCGAAAGTGTCCAGCAAGCTCGCAGCCCTCGAACGAATGCTCGAAAAGGTGGATCGGATCATCATCGGCGGGGCCATGGCCAACACGTTTCTGAAACACTCAGGCGTCGATGTGGGCGCCTCTCTGGTTGAGGACGACATGGTAGCGGCCGCGGGAACCCTGAAGGCGACCTGCGCCCAAAAGGGCATCGGGCTCTTTCTGCCGGTGGACGTGATTGCAGGGGACCGCTTCGACCCCGGAGCCGAGACCCGGATCGTGCCGGCCGGAGAAATTCCGTCGGGATGGATGGCCCTGGACATCGGTCCCGAGACCGCCCGCCGTTATGCCGAAGCCCTCGCGGATGCCGGCACCGTGGTCTGGAACGGACCCATGGGCGCCTTCGAGATGGCACCCTTCAGCCGGGGCACCACGGCCATCGCCGAATGCATCGCCGGCCTGGACGCCCTGACCATCGTGGGGGGCGGCGACACGAACGCCGCCGTCCACCAAGCCGACGTCACCGATCGAATCGGCTATATCTCCACCGGGGGAGGAGCGTTTCTCACACTCCTGGAGGGGAATCCCCTGCCGGCGATCCAGGCTCTGGAGGCGGTCGACACCAACCCCGCGGCATAG
- the mnhG gene encoding monovalent cation/H(+) antiporter subunit G gives MDSDILQYLAAAAVVVGTFFSIVGVLGFIRLPDVYTRLHATGKVGVFGVVFLLIAAVIHTPLGWGKGLFLVFFLLVTGAVTAHALASAAYHLGLPMKGEMEGDRGVDPAGPEERGAADPRPYNRKP, from the coding sequence ATGGACAGTGACATCCTTCAATACCTCGCCGCCGCCGCTGTCGTCGTCGGGACGTTTTTTTCGATAGTCGGCGTGCTGGGGTTCATCCGCCTGCCCGACGTTTACACCCGGCTGCACGCCACGGGGAAGGTCGGGGTCTTCGGGGTGGTCTTTCTGCTGATTGCCGCGGTGATCCACACCCCCCTGGGATGGGGAAAGGGGCTTTTTCTGGTCTTCTTTCTTCTGGTGACCGGGGCGGTGACCGCCCATGCCCTGGCCTCGGCCGCCTACCACCTCGGTCTTCCCATGAAGGGGGAGATGGAAGGGGATCGCGGCGTCGATCCGGCGGGGCCGGAGGAGCGCGGCGCCGCCGACCCGCGGCCGTATAACCGGAAGCCTTGA
- a CDS encoding secondary thiamine-phosphate synthase enzyme YjbQ yields MILSIRSNQKTELIDVTEAVRKAVAVENIDNGFCMLYVPHTTAAVTINENADPTVKDDILMVLNRVIPWDAAYRHLEGNSPAHVKSTLVGASELLTIENSRLILGRWQGIFFCEFDGPRNRNLHVNFLKGGHHG; encoded by the coding sequence ATGATCCTTTCGATCCGATCCAATCAGAAAACCGAGCTTATCGACGTCACCGAAGCGGTGCGAAAGGCCGTTGCGGTCGAAAACATCGACAACGGGTTCTGCATGCTCTATGTGCCGCACACGACTGCGGCGGTGACTATCAACGAAAACGCCGACCCCACCGTAAAAGACGATATCCTGATGGTCCTGAACCGGGTGATTCCCTGGGATGCGGCCTACCGCCATCTCGAGGGCAACTCACCGGCCCACGTCAAATCGACTCTGGTGGGGGCTTCCGAGTTGCTGACCATCGAGAACAGTCGCCTGATACTGGGTCGGTGGCAGGGCATATTCTTCTGCGAGTTCGACGGACCGCGAAACCGGAATCTGCATGTCAATTTTCTGAAAGGAGGACACCATGGATGA